One genomic segment of Mycolicibacterium chubuense NBB4 includes these proteins:
- a CDS encoding AAA family ATPase — MTAAPAPRRFDEDAQAAQRVVAALTEAFSAKVVGQEHLRESLLIGLLTGGHVLLESVPGLAKTTAARVIAEAIDGQFRRIQCTPDLLPSDIIGTQIYDAATASFVTQLGPVHANIVLLDEINRSSAKTQSAMLEAMEERQTTIAGTVYPIPEPFLVIATQNPVDQEGTYELSEAQTDRFLLKEIVRYPSPEQEVEVLTRRDAGLYDRDRATTPVASLDDIRRLQRVARDVYMSRDLMLYASRLVGVTRDAANYLPSQVARLIEYGASPRATIALCTSARALAVLSGRNHVLPGDIADLAHRVVAHRVILGFEAASAGVTADVVIDAALRAVRVP; from the coding sequence ATGACAGCTGCGCCGGCACCACGACGGTTCGACGAGGACGCGCAGGCCGCGCAGCGCGTGGTCGCGGCGCTGACCGAGGCGTTCTCGGCGAAGGTCGTCGGCCAGGAGCACCTGCGCGAGTCGCTGCTCATCGGTCTGCTGACCGGCGGCCACGTGTTGCTGGAGAGCGTGCCGGGCCTGGCGAAGACGACGGCTGCGCGCGTGATCGCCGAAGCCATCGACGGGCAGTTCCGGCGCATCCAGTGCACGCCGGACCTGCTGCCCAGCGACATCATCGGGACGCAGATCTACGACGCCGCCACCGCGTCGTTCGTCACGCAGCTGGGCCCGGTGCACGCCAACATCGTGTTGCTCGACGAGATCAACCGCTCCAGCGCCAAGACCCAGAGCGCGATGCTCGAGGCCATGGAGGAACGCCAGACCACCATCGCCGGCACCGTCTATCCCATCCCGGAGCCGTTCCTGGTGATCGCGACGCAGAACCCGGTCGACCAGGAAGGCACCTACGAGTTGTCGGAGGCGCAGACCGACCGATTTCTGCTCAAGGAGATCGTGCGCTATCCCAGCCCCGAGCAGGAGGTCGAGGTACTCACCCGGCGCGACGCCGGCCTCTACGACAGAGACCGCGCCACCACGCCGGTCGCCAGCCTCGACGACATCCGCCGGCTGCAGCGCGTCGCCCGCGACGTCTACATGAGCCGGGATCTGATGCTCTACGCGAGCCGGCTGGTCGGGGTCACGCGCGACGCGGCGAACTATCTGCCGAGCCAGGTGGCGCGGCTGATCGAGTACGGCGCCAGCCCCCGCGCCACCATCGCGCTGTGCACCTCGGCGCGCGCGCTCGCAGTACTGTCCGGGCGCAATCACGTCCTGCCGGGCGACATCGCCGATCTGGCGCACCGCGTCGTGGCGCACCGGGTGATCCTGGGGTTCGAGGCGGCCAGCGCGGGTGTCACGGCCGATGTGGTGATCGACGCAGCGCTGCGCGCAGTCCGGGTGCCTTGA
- a CDS encoding DUF58 domain-containing protein: MGKYLNRVKTRFGGDTRGMLEGGRYALLHTRTLEFDELRPYVPGDDVRDIDWKASARSGSVLIKRFVSEKHHKILLVADTGRNMTAPAPSGERKSDVALHILGAVGLITLGRSDEIGMVYGDAGGSARVRQRRGENHIESLLHCYRNHVATSRGSSDIACQLTYVAEHYRHRMLVVVVSDEPDADARLEAALTRVTGRHDVMWAIVADMPAVAIGGDGGYDVATGRSVLGAAAREPRVVAAYRRAEKERARRLAELMASRAIPHVTLSGTDGLRRGIVEMTGVWSRAG, encoded by the coding sequence ATGGGCAAGTACCTCAACCGGGTCAAGACGCGTTTCGGCGGTGACACCCGCGGCATGCTCGAAGGCGGCCGCTACGCGTTGCTGCACACGCGGACACTGGAATTCGACGAGCTGCGACCGTACGTGCCCGGCGACGACGTCCGCGACATCGACTGGAAGGCCTCGGCCCGCTCGGGCAGCGTGCTGATCAAACGGTTCGTCTCCGAGAAGCACCACAAGATCCTGCTGGTGGCCGACACCGGCCGCAACATGACCGCTCCGGCGCCGAGCGGGGAGCGCAAATCCGATGTCGCACTGCATATCCTGGGTGCCGTCGGGCTGATCACGCTCGGCAGATCCGACGAGATCGGCATGGTGTACGGCGACGCGGGCGGCAGCGCCCGCGTGCGGCAGCGCCGGGGCGAGAACCACATCGAGAGTCTGCTGCACTGCTACCGCAACCACGTCGCCACGAGCCGCGGATCCAGTGACATCGCGTGCCAATTGACCTATGTGGCAGAGCATTACCGGCATCGGATGCTCGTCGTCGTGGTGTCCGACGAACCCGATGCCGACGCGCGGCTCGAGGCCGCGCTGACGCGGGTCACCGGACGTCATGACGTGATGTGGGCGATTGTCGCCGACATGCCTGCCGTCGCGATCGGCGGCGACGGCGGCTACGACGTCGCGACCGGCCGCTCCGTGCTGGGTGCGGCCGCCCGCGAACCGCGCGTCGTGGCCGCCTACCGCCGCGCCGAGAAGGAGCGTGCCCGGCGATTGGCCGAACTGATGGCCTCCAGGGCGATCCCCCACGTCACACTCTCGGGCACCGACGGGCTGCGCCGCGGGATCGTCGAGATGACCGGTGTGTGGTCGCGTGCCGGATGA
- a CDS encoding 1,4-dihydroxy-2-naphthoate polyprenyltransferase encodes MASLAQWVAGARPRTLPNAVAPVIAGTGAAAWLDAASWWKALLALLVAIGMIVGVNYANDYSDGIRGTDDVRSGPLRLVGSKLAAPRSVLTAAVVSLTVGAVAGLVLAWFSAPWLIAVGAVCIAGAWLYTGGAKPYGYLGFGEVAVFVFFGLVAVLGTQYTQALRIDWVGAALAVAMGCLSSAVLVANNLRDIPTDAQTGKITLAVRLGDARTRVLFQALLAVAFVLTLVLLRATPWCAVGLIALPPALRAAKPVRAGSGGRELIPVLRDTGLTMLVWAVAVAAALAFG; translated from the coding sequence GTGGCCAGTCTCGCTCAGTGGGTGGCGGGTGCGCGTCCGCGGACGCTGCCCAACGCCGTCGCGCCGGTGATCGCCGGAACCGGCGCCGCCGCATGGCTGGACGCCGCGTCGTGGTGGAAAGCGTTGCTGGCGTTGCTCGTCGCGATCGGGATGATCGTCGGGGTCAACTACGCCAACGACTACTCCGACGGCATCCGCGGCACCGACGACGTCCGGTCCGGGCCGCTGCGGCTGGTCGGGTCGAAACTGGCTGCGCCGCGGTCGGTGCTGACCGCCGCGGTCGTGAGCCTGACCGTCGGCGCCGTCGCCGGACTCGTACTGGCGTGGTTCTCGGCCCCGTGGCTGATCGCCGTCGGCGCGGTGTGCATCGCCGGAGCGTGGCTCTACACCGGAGGGGCCAAGCCCTACGGCTACCTCGGTTTCGGCGAGGTCGCGGTGTTCGTGTTCTTCGGCCTGGTGGCGGTGCTCGGCACGCAGTACACCCAGGCGCTGCGCATCGACTGGGTCGGCGCCGCGCTGGCGGTCGCGATGGGGTGCCTGTCCTCGGCGGTGCTGGTGGCCAACAATCTGCGCGACATCCCGACCGACGCCCAGACGGGCAAGATCACCTTGGCGGTGCGGCTCGGCGACGCGCGCACCAGAGTGCTGTTCCAGGCGTTGCTGGCGGTCGCGTTCGTGCTGACGCTGGTGCTGCTGCGCGCGACGCCCTGGTGCGCGGTCGGGCTCATCGCCCTGCCGCCGGCGCTGCGGGCCGCCAAGCCGGTGCGCGCCGGGTCCGGCGGCCGGGAATTGATCCCCGTACTGCGCGACACCGGGCTGACGATGCTGGTGTGGGCCGTGGCAGTCGCCGCCGCGCTGGCGTTCGGCTGA
- a CDS encoding YrhK family protein, translating to MGSNIADLVAERAGYGRLRRFVHTYPRVNTWISVFGGLIFFVGSILFLYSGAAKEVGTYLFIVGSLGMFVGSIGQLFKDDIQRDLRS from the coding sequence GTGGGCAGCAACATCGCAGACCTCGTCGCTGAGCGAGCCGGCTACGGGCGCCTACGCCGGTTCGTGCACACCTATCCACGGGTGAACACGTGGATCAGTGTGTTCGGCGGGCTCATCTTCTTCGTCGGAAGCATCCTGTTCCTGTACTCCGGCGCCGCCAAGGAGGTCGGAACGTACCTGTTCATCGTCGGCTCGCTGGGAATGTTCGTCGGCAGTATCGGGCAACTGTTCAAGGACGACATCCAGCGCGACCTGCGGTCGTGA